The Lucilia cuprina isolate Lc7/37 chromosome 5, ASM2204524v1, whole genome shotgun sequence genome includes a window with the following:
- the LOC111683316 gene encoding uncharacterized protein LOC111683316 isoform X4, producing the protein MEKAVSLPGSDVSSIEQPAILQVLSPLNATEEKIDKIKESPANRVILLKQPSSEEPQSHNDVNDNDNSSDINLVSSSNNTQSQSHLVITTPTPTPTPSPTKDCKFDPQTGEILFPETHINPSQDNILDIESHLIETYNELFPNEESVGINELPPIEDELQVGCSKIETNDNVRTVIEVQPAEVVSKKPIEKVIETNEPLQVAHIIVPTDLSNGESGINEEEIEKVAKKLIQDIEEEITNNWDKITSQVNFAKDKNEDESEAEEEEETTPSENVTDDVNSATVDEKKENSKELLEEKSSSVEVNTVKENIILTENLEENKSQSTIEDLPISNANSVKVNGSTTEENLSEVVDQQLSEVNSILDSQTKLEEPAKSSDVLNSEKLQLPADKHPSLKVVTVPLSKTASEEEERKLFIESLPPLEAHETTLGDAEQLALDCKREYYQSLKKYLVQSSTDKPPVPLQTYRWEDLRRAKERGGYPWTHLYKRPLGPDEQPEIVLMLRKSQEIRFTSESPKSNKKVRIDDHVSIQETERYIQELSEEEDEPNSEHLPNRQTEDLENHSLHSESLSFASDSVLTTGKQPKKSGRFSKVRRLFRRRRYGARHHDDAQSLPDSFTNTSLQLSLEQVPQDSNSQLEQQKQVEELKGDIKKEDEPIYVHSKSPRCFPIMKKLKSMADRQKKRLNIKRIHLGKNEQIVLNEEPKILKLKNSPKSQRSDIPHFIEKQDSDDVLEIVQLDESPSRKRRDDDRYDNEETTTSSIVKPEEIIEISDIKAAQTEVNQQVDEEVTYKKAEEVDAAAIPPKKAPRLRREHVYEEIDQPDEAVAAAEELKFILDATSVDAIKQSLATQDTCAIKEVSTTNNNIPLDRMGSSEEEPITLTDRATPERKSNTLLAPISSIDSASSDEDRSKVHLQPVTEEETDQELDDTSAQQANLTVNQESDLKNERKPSLKKEASPAPSEKKVTFSHVEDEAEPHREDIELTAEQLEATKEATKWKNTINEHEYEPIGTPSTEEKSSDIKEVSPNEIQTTTNEVDTMKQAEDIQKDLEDRYFSSVQTQSQTTQKTPQMEIDVEAMETEDVAIEDDQLPKAEKKGFMASAQDKTRRMQAGFKNQAGKLKTKLKPAPKKIPSGSPKAKDRKKFKAPEFSKLKMPEMKRPDMSKFKDFKRPEFTKFSKPDMSKFKLPEKMTNIKLRRSKSLKESDAVHVDEELDAEVTETGQKSTEAPATHKKLFEFNFGTYPRALRKKKTVEVESSFGTGTATEATSVIPSTETQPSLESSSTPQGDRGPGPVRSRWADKFSDVSYNDSEGSRYRRYGSEQESFDRESSLERRMREDLEDAVSEERNLGILGGVTDNKQFAEFDEENRAIHEISNLRSGEFRRRPMTHQDSDVRSEDSKEAVGWTEKDIQKNTLLRKAEREAEASYLKYQSDDMGTQETQSTASSGKKVVLEEIGDDEFFLRKRGISQDNIEINQYIRNAFRDDYDKPINSLEHVGQTSAYGDYDVPPPKPRRLHKTFAPDNVSQDFDGQRSDYGDDLSMSHNGSDYFGAPRRPMRKGRSRSKYSMESQDVDSRKYMDEEYLRDPSPMLRDEHGAWNDLNMSEKENIPQQHDQPLPPRRQKRRRDTSMDKDSYINGFGGRSVSNSFLQPTEDVIVYRTEHEYHHVPLATPEKYSDNGSTRKSVSNYDLDERHSRGAISFEQNEDVQETEKFVIDMMENDGYAVVRKEAVPKPTPPARRKKFARSPGERFATMPNMRTKRSTPPPERPPPPRGYTPVSDVGIVSGRKSALSLDAQPNYEDDYEEPGVIERNLQSGEVINKMKYRPLPPPPRPPREKRQRSASKGSEALQDYRSYDSGDVVDGNFDKTDESDIHVEEVEACTQTDPLPDDFVCEEFEITDDMKVIEPRVRLTKTVEELLQEELEKELNVNHQVIDSEQLAKGLQRFRDANQRSLSERSRASSQADRSKSLSRPQTPSAILVERQSSTPIQKDNTEVVEASLVVRPIDDLELEEEELRREGLLTDSSQHSVSDTKEDYRNLAVSEASYAPSSTELDEALGVLTSDPETQQTDEEVERTLQRYRDELDAIGRELMETQTTSQEPSPSVSREEIKVSDREIEPSDREEEPRSDLDELLSDGEFRDESILSEIKEEEELTISEVEIPEVEPPQPPPRRKSTTAIEQSPPHPALEEPQVEVKQISSTESSVKKQEVFPTPEESTSLPIPSPKVEQPVESSKDLAPMQTIVKAELPTEQQLPARLGDLEVERLRVHALQAGQIMVSQLHGQQISSDELECKSGNLVVQNIELPPGLIENIVEQVRQKERSQHLTTETQTSPQHSSEHLSSSPARDIVPPPKPPRLRDQVPQPTATVPNADEQTQTDQTTPLDTATVTALPSAVFPTAEYLQSLAPLAFYNLHRAAAAAAEDTNLDVRPPQRNRRHHRRSSSSEVEDKQFSEDEEKVHHRRRTRSTRTPSSDDSQSVTKAGSKFITACSLSLCKIINQLTDFIRGKEPKEGVEVEPTDIRNRQVPALVVLFIVITFFVLLYLMTGRSVHTHHWDYFNPPGQEGR; encoded by the exons TGTCATTGCCCGGATCTGATGTTAGCTCTATTGAACAACCCGCCATTCTTCAAGTACTTAGTCCATTAAATGCCACAGaagaaaaaatagataaaattaaaGAGAGTCCGGCAAATCGAGTAATACTATTGAAGCAGCCATCCTCTGAGGAGCCACAATCGCACAACGATGTCAATGACAATGATAATTCTAGCGACATAAACCTAGTCAGTAGTTCTAATAATACACAGTCACAGTCCCATTTAGTTATAACAACCCCCACGCCTACACCCACACCATCGCCGACCAAAGACTGTAAATTCGACCCTCAAACGGGTGAAATTCTATTTCCCGAAACTCATATTAACCCCAGTCAGGATAATATACTTGACATCGAATCTCATCTAATAGAAACCTATAACGAACTGTTCCCTAATGAAGAGAGTGTTGGTATTAACGAATTACCACCCATAGAAGATGAACTGCAGGTTGGTTGTTCGAAGATTGAAACAAATGACAATGTACGCACAGTAATTGAAGTCCAACCGGCTGAAGTTGTATCTAAGAAGCCGATAGAGAAAGTCATCGAAACTAATGAACCTTTACAGGTAGCTCATATTATTGTTCCTACAGATTTATCCAATGGAGAGTCTGGCATAAACGAAGAGGAAATTGAAAAGGTGGCAAAAAAGTTAATACAAGATATTGAAGAAGAAATAACCAATAATTGGGACAAGATTACATCGCAAGTAAACTTTGCGAAAGACAAAAACGAAGACGAATCTGAAGCAGAAGAGGAAGAGGAAACAACCCCCAGTGAAAACGTAACTGATGACGTAAATTCAGCTACAGTAGACGAGaagaaagaaaattcaaaagagctTTTGGAGGAGAAGTCCTCATCCGTGGAAGTTAATACTGTCaaagaaaacattattttaaccgAGAATCTCGAAGAAAACAAGTCCCAATCAACAATTGAAGATTTGCCTATTTCAAACGCAAATTCTGTTAAAGTAAATGGAAGTACTACCGAGGAAAATTTATCGGAGGTAGTAGACCAACAACTATCAGAAGTCAATAGTATTTTAGATTCACAGACTAAATTAGAGGAGCCTGCTAAAAGCTCGGATGTattaaattcagaaaaattGCAATTGCCTGCTGACAAACATCCAAGTCTAAAAGTTGTCACTGTACCCCTGTCTAAGACAGCATCAGAGGAAGAGGAACGTAAATTGTTTATTGAATCTTTGCCGCCGCTCGAAGCTCATGAAACTACGCTGGGTGATGCTGAACAATTAGCTTTAGATTGTAAACGAGAATATTATCAATCGCTTAAAAAGTATTTAGTACAAAGCAGCACGGATAAGCCACCAGTGCCATTACAAACATATCGCTGGGAAGATCTTAGGCGAGCAAAAGAGAGA GGAGGATATCCTTGGACTCATCTTTATAAACGTCCCCTTGGACCAGATGAGCAACCCGAAATTGTGTTAATGCTAAGAAAGTCACAAGAGATTCGTTTCACTTCTGAATCaccaaaatcaaataaaaaagtacgaatTGACGATCACGTTTCCATACAAGAAACTGAACGTTATATTCAAGAGTTATCCGAAGAAGAAGACGAACCCAACTCGGAACATTTGCCAAATCGTCAAACGGAAGATTTAGAAAATCACAGTTTGCACAGTGAAAGCCTTTCATTTGCTTCAGACTCTGTACTGACCACCGGAAAACAGCCAAAGAAATCTGGTCGTTTTAGCAAAGTTCGAAGATTGTTTAGACGTCGACGTTACGGAGCTAGACATCACGACGACGCCCAGTCACTGCCCGATTCATTTACGAATACGAGTTTGCAACTCAGTTTAGAACAAGTGCCTCAAGATTCAAATAGTCAGTTAGAACAACAGAAGCAAGTAGAAGAACTAAAAGGTGATATCAAAAAGGAAGACGAACCCATTTACGTCCACTCGAAGAGTCCACGTTGTTTCCCCATCATGAAAAAACTTAAGAGTATGGCTGATCGCCAAAAGAAACGTCTTAATATTAAGCGTATTCACTTAGGTAAAAATGAGCAAATTGTACTTAACGAAGAacccaaaatattaaaacttaagaATTCACCCAAATCGCAGAGAAGTGATATACCGCATTTCATTGAAAAACAAGATTCCGATGATGTTTTAGAAATTGTTCAATTAGACGAGTCGCCCAGTCGCAAGCGTAGAGATGACGACAGGTATGACAATGAAGAGACTACAACAAGCAGTATAGTAAAACCGGAAGAAATTATCGAAATCAGTGACATTAAGGCAGCACAAACAGAAGTTAACCAGCAAGTCGATGAAGAAGTAACCTACAAGAAGGCCGAGGAAGTAGATGCTGCAGCTATACCACCCAAAAAAGCACCACGTTTGCGTAGAGAACATGTGTATGAAGAAATCGATCAACCCGATGAAGCGGTGGCAGCAGCTGAGGAACTTAAATTCATTTTGGATGCCACCTCTGTTGATGCCATAAAACAATCATTGGCCACCCAGGATACATGTGCCATTAAAGAAGTTTCCACTACGAACAATAACATACCGTTAGATCGCATGGGTAGCAGTGAAGAAGAACCCATTACATTAACCGATCGTGCTACACCAGAACGTAAATCTAATACACTTTTAGCACCTATATCATCCATTGATTCAGCTTCATCTGATGAAGATCGATCAAAGGTACATTTACAGCCTGTAACCGAAGAAGAAACCGATCAAGAACTCGACGATACCTCTGCCCAACAAGCCAATTTAACTGTCAATCAAGAATCGGATTTGAAAAATGAACGTAAACCTTCACTTAAAAAGGAAGCTTCACCAGCACCTTCAGAAAAGAAGGTAACATTTTCCCATGTTGAAGATGAAGCAGAACCGCATCGTGAAGACATCGAATTGACAGCCGAACAATTGGAAGCCACAAAGGAGGCTACCAAATGGAAAAATACCATCAA CGAACATGAATACGAACCCATTGGAACACCTTCGACAGAAGAGAAATCTTCTGATATTAAGGAAGTATCTCCAAATGAAATTCAAACGACAACTAATGAAGTTGATACCATGAAACAGGCAGAGGATATACAGAAGGATCTGGAAGATCGATACTTTTCATCAGTACAAACCCAGTCGCAGACAACGCAAAAAACACCTCAAATGGAAATTGATGTTGAGGCAATGGAAACTGAAGATGTTGCCATAGAAGATGATCAGCTTCCAAAGGCGGAAAAGAAAGGTTTTATGGCATCGGCCCAAGATAAAACTAGGCGAATGCAAGCTGGTTTTAAAAATCAAGCTGGAAAACTTAAGACAAAACTAAAACCGGCACCAAAGAAAATACCTTCAGGTAGTCCTAAAGCCAAGGATCGTAAAAAGTTTAAGGCTCCCGagttttcgaaattaaaaatgcCCGAGATGAAACGGCCGGATATGTCgaaatttaaagatttcaaaCGTCCCGAATTTACTAAGTTTAGTAAGCCCGATATGAGTAAATTTAAATTGCCCGAGAAAATGACGAATATTAAGTTGAGAAGAAGTAAATCTCTCAAAGAATCAGATGCTGTCCATGTTGATGAGGAATTGGACGCGGAAGTGACGGAAACTGGACAAAAAAGTACCGAAGCACCAGCTACACATAAGAAACTTTTTGAATTCAACTTTGGTACATATCCAAGAGCATTACGAAAAAAGAAAACGGTCGAAGTGGAATCTTCATTTGGCACCGGAACTGCTACAGAAGCTACGAGTGTTATACCAAGTACAGAAACACAACCCTCATTAGAGTCTTCCAGTACTCCACAAGGAGATCGTGGTCCCGGCCCAGTGCGTTCTCGTTGGGCTGACAAGTTCTCAGATGTTAGTTATAATGACAGTGAAGGTTCTCGTTATCGACGTTATGGTAGCGAACAGGAAAGCTTCGACCGCGAATCTTCCTTAGAGCGACGTATGAGGGAGGATCTTGAAGACGCTGTCAGTGAAGAAAGAAATTTAGGCATATTGGGCGGAGTAACAGACAACAAACAATTTGCCGAATTCGATGAAGAAAATCGTGCCATACATGAAATTTCGAATTTACGTTCGGGAGAATTCAGACGACGTCCAATGACCCATCAGGATTCTGATGTTAGATCTGAAGACAGCAAAGAAGCCGTTGGCTGGACAGAAAAGGATATACAGAAAAACACCTTGCTCCGTAAGGCAGAAAGGGAAGCAGAAGCCAGTTATCTAAAATATCAATCTGATGATATGGGTACACAGGAAACTCAATCAACAGCTAGTTCCGGCAAAAAAGTTGTGCTAGAGGAAATTGGTGATGACGAATTCTTTTTGCGTAAACGTGGCATTTCCCAAGATAACATTGAAATCAATCAATATATAAGAAATGCCTTCAGAGATGACTACGATAAGCCCATTAATTCTTTGGAACATGTGGGACAAACTAGTGCTTATGGTGATTATGATGTACCACCACCAAAACCGCGTAGACTACACAAGACATTTGCACCCGACAACGTATCGCAAGACTTCGATGGTCAGAGAAGCGATTATGGCGATGATCTGTCAATGTCACACAATGGTAGTGATTACTTTGGAGCACCCAGACGCCCGATGCGCAAGGGAAGAAGTCGTAGCAAATATTCCATGGAAAGTCAAGATGTTGATAGCAGAAAATATATGGACGAAGAATATTTGCGTGATCCATCACCCATGCTTAGGGATGAACATGGTGCCTGGAATGATTTGAATATGTCGGAAAAGGAGAATATACCACAACAACATGATCAACCATTACCGCCCAGACGCCAGAAGAGACGTCGCGATACATCAATGGATAAAGACTCCTATATTAATGGTTTTGGAGGACGCTCGGTGTCGAATAGCTTTTTGCAGCCAACGGAAgat GTAATTGTTTATCGCACTGAACATGAGTATCATCATGTACCACTTGCCACACCGGAAAAATACTCTGACAATGGATCAACACGTAAATCCGTATCGAATTATGATTTAGACGAGCGTCATTCTCGAGGTGCCATTTCATTTGAGCAAAATGAAGATGTCCAGGAAACTGAAAAATTCGTCATTGATATGATGGAAAATGATGG ATATGCTGTCGTACGCAAGGAAGCAGTACCAAAACCAACACCACCAGCTAGACGCAAGAAATTTGCACGTTCTCCTGGTGAACGTTTCGCCACAATGCCAAATATGAGAACTAAGAGAAGCACACCGCCACCAGAAAGACCACCACCTCCAAGAGGTTACACACCAGTCTCCGATGTGGGAATAGTGTCAGGACGTAAATCTGCCCTAAGTTTAGATGCTCAACCAAA TTATGAAGACGATTATGAAGAACCCGGTGTAATTGAGCGTAACTTACAATCAGGtgaagttataaataaaatgaaatatcgtCCTTTGCCACCACCACCCAGGCCTCCCAGGGAAAAACGTCAACGATCGGCCAGTAAGGGATCAGAGGCATTGCAAGATTATCGTTCATATGATAGTGGAGATGTTGTTGATGGCAATTTCGACAAAACAGACGAGTCTGACATCCATGTTGAAGAAGTTGAGGCGTGCACTCAAACAGATCCTTTGCCAGATGATTTCGTTTGTGAAGAATTCGAGATAACCGATGACATGAAGGTAATTGAGCCCCGAGTACGTTTAacaaaaacagttgaagaactgTTGCAAGAGGAACTGGAAAAGGAACTTAATGTCAACCATCAAGTTATAGATAGTGAGCAGTTGGCCAAGGGTTTACAACGTTTCCGAGATGCCAATCAAAGAAGTCTTTCAGAGAGATCTCGAGCCTCTTCTCAGGCTGATAGATCAAAATCATTAAGTAGACCTCAAACACCCTCCGCCATACTAGTGGAACGTCAGTCCTCAACACCCATACAAAAAGATAATACTGAAGTAGTTGAAGCTTCTCTGGTAGTTAGACCAATTGATGATTTGGAATTAGAAGAAGAAGAATTGCGCAGAGAAGGTCTTTTAACTGATAGTTCTCAACATAGTGTGTCTGATACTAAGGAAGATTATCGTAATTTAGCTGTAAGTGAAGCTTCTTATGCTCCCAGTTCTACTGAATTAGATGAAGCTTTGGGGGTTTTAACGTCAGATCCAGAAACTCAACAAACCGACGAAGAAGTAGAGAGAACTTTGCAAAGATATAGAGATGAATTAGATGCTATAGGTCGAGAATTGATGGAAACTCAAACAACCTCTCAAGAACCCTCACCTTCTGTTTCTCGGGAGGAAATTAAAGTTAGTGATAGAGAAATCGAACCAAGCGATAGAGAAGAAGAACCCCGTTCTGATTTGGATGAACTACTATCGGATGGTGAATTTAGAGACGAAagcattttaagtgaaattaagGAAGAAGAAGAACTAACCATATCCGAAGTAGAAATACCGGAAGTCGAACCCCCACAACCACCACCACGTAGAAAATCGACAACTGCCATAGAACAATCACCCCCACATCCAGCACTCGAAGAACCACAAGTagaagttaaacaaatttcttcaaCAGAGAGTTCAGTTAAAAAGCAAGAAGTATTCCCCACCCCAGAAGAATCAACATCCTTACCAATTCCCTCCCCCAAAGTAGAGCAACCTGTTGAGTCATCTAAAGATTTGGCACCGATGCAAACCATTGTTAAGGCTGAATTGCCAACAGAACAACAATTACCAGCACGTTTAGGTGATCTAGAAGTTGAACGTCTACGAGTTCATGCTTTACAAGCGGGTCAAATAATGGTTTCACAATTACACGGACAGCAAATTAGTTCCGATGAACTAGAGTGTAAATCTGGCAACTTAGTGgtacaaaatattgaattgCCTCCAGGCCTGATTGAAAATATTGTCGAACAAGTGCGTCAGAAAGAGCGTTCACAACATTTAACTACCGAAACACAAACTAGTCCACAACACAGTAGTGAACACTTAAGCTCTAGTCCTGCAAGAGATATTGTTCCTCCCCCGAAACCACCACGATTACGGGATCAAGTACCACAACCTACAGCAACCGTTCCCAATGCCGATGAACAAACCCAAACAGATCAAACGACTCCATTGGATACTGCAACGGTTACAGCTCTGCCTTCTGCAGTCTTTCCTACAGCTGAATACTTGCAATCTCTGGCTCCATTGGCCTTTTACAATCTACATAGGGCAGCTGCTGCAGCAGCTGAAGACACCAACTTGGATGTCAGACCGCCTCAACGTAATCGTCGTCACCACAGACGTTCTTCCTCTTCAGAAGTCGAAGATAAACAATTTAGTGAAGATGAAGAAAAAGTTCATCATCGTCGCCGCACCCGCAGCACACGCACACCTTCCTCCGATGACAGCCAAAGTGTTACCAAAGCCGGAAGCAAATTCATTACAGCCTGCAGTCTCTCCCTTTGCAAAATCATCAACCAACTAACGGACTTCATTCGTGGCAAGGAACCCAAAGAAGGAGTCGAAGTAGAACCCACCGATATTCGCAACAGACAAGTTCCAGCTTTGGTCGTTCTCTTCATagttataacattttttgttttattgtactTAATGACTGGTCGTAGTGTCCACACCCATCACTGGGATTACTTTAATCCACCAGGACAGGAGGGACGTTAG